A stretch of Mesorhizobium sp. M2A.F.Ca.ET.046.03.2.1 DNA encodes these proteins:
- a CDS encoding ABC-F family ATP-binding cassette domain-containing protein, producing MAPPLLNLDGIKLTFGGTPLLDGAALSASAGEKIALVGRNGSGKSTLLKIAAGMIEPQDGEVFRQPSATVRYLPQMPDMDGFATVRAYVEAGLGPADDPHRATYLMEHLGLTGEEKPGDLSGGEARRAALARVMAPEPDILLLDEPTNHLDLSVIEWLEEELARTSSAVILISHDRRFLERVTRATVWLDRGQTRRLDKGFAHFEEWRDQVLEEEEREQHKLGRQIVREEHWLRYGVTARRKRNMRRLGELQTMRQRFRSHRGAEGIATMVASDAAESGKLVIEAKGIDKSFGDLTVVKGFSTRIQRGDRVGLVGPNGAGKTTLLKMLTGELAPDAGSVRLGVNLEIATLDQKREAVDPAETLAHYLTDGRGENLLVNGEQRHVVSYMKDFLFKPEQARTPVRELSGGERARLLLARVLARPANLLVLDEPTNDLDMETLELLQELVAGFSGTVILVSHDRDFLDRTVTSVIAPEGNGRWIEYAGGYSDMLAQRGGSKLEDRKARSKAEAAEASPKAEQAAPKGPAKKLSFKQKFALDSLPKKIEAVTASIARLENNIADPAFYERDPVSFQKTIAALDKERTTLAALEEEWLELEILREEMEG from the coding sequence ATGGCGCCGCCACTTCTCAACCTCGACGGCATTAAACTGACCTTCGGCGGCACCCCGCTGCTCGACGGTGCTGCGCTCAGCGCTTCCGCCGGCGAAAAGATCGCGCTGGTCGGCCGCAACGGCTCGGGCAAGTCGACCCTGCTCAAGATCGCCGCCGGCATGATCGAGCCGCAGGACGGCGAAGTGTTCCGCCAACCCTCGGCGACCGTTCGTTATCTGCCGCAGATGCCGGATATGGATGGCTTCGCCACCGTGCGCGCCTATGTCGAGGCCGGCCTCGGCCCGGCCGACGATCCGCATCGCGCCACCTATCTGATGGAGCATCTCGGCCTCACCGGCGAGGAGAAGCCGGGCGACCTGTCTGGCGGCGAGGCGCGCCGCGCCGCGCTTGCGCGCGTCATGGCGCCGGAACCCGACATCCTTCTGCTCGACGAGCCCACCAACCATCTCGACCTTTCCGTGATCGAATGGCTGGAAGAGGAGCTTGCCCGCACCTCTTCGGCGGTGATCCTGATCTCGCACGACCGCCGCTTTCTCGAACGCGTCACCCGCGCCACCGTCTGGCTCGATCGCGGCCAGACGCGACGGCTGGACAAGGGCTTTGCCCATTTCGAGGAATGGCGCGACCAGGTGTTGGAGGAGGAAGAGCGCGAGCAGCACAAGCTCGGCCGCCAGATCGTGCGCGAGGAGCATTGGTTGCGCTACGGCGTGACCGCCAGACGCAAGCGCAACATGCGCCGCCTCGGCGAATTGCAGACGATGCGCCAGCGCTTCCGCAGCCACCGCGGCGCCGAAGGCATCGCCACCATGGTGGCGAGCGACGCCGCCGAATCCGGCAAGCTGGTGATCGAGGCCAAGGGCATCGACAAGAGCTTTGGCGACCTCACCGTGGTCAAGGGTTTCTCGACCCGCATCCAGCGCGGCGACCGCGTCGGCCTGGTCGGCCCCAACGGCGCCGGCAAGACGACGCTTTTGAAGATGCTGACCGGCGAGCTCGCGCCGGATGCCGGCAGCGTGCGGCTCGGCGTCAACCTGGAGATCGCCACACTCGACCAGAAGCGCGAGGCCGTCGACCCGGCCGAAACCCTGGCGCATTACCTTACCGATGGGCGCGGCGAGAACCTGCTGGTCAATGGCGAGCAGCGCCACGTCGTCTCCTACATGAAGGATTTCCTGTTCAAGCCGGAGCAGGCGCGCACGCCGGTGCGCGAGCTTTCCGGCGGCGAGCGCGCGCGCCTTCTTCTGGCCCGCGTGCTGGCGCGCCCGGCGAACCTTCTGGTGCTCGACGAGCCGACCAACGACCTCGACATGGAGACGCTGGAGTTGCTGCAGGAACTGGTCGCGGGCTTTTCCGGAACTGTCATCCTGGTCAGCCACGACCGCGATTTCCTAGACCGCACCGTCACCAGCGTGATCGCGCCGGAGGGCAACGGCCGCTGGATCGAATATGCCGGCGGCTATTCAGACATGCTGGCGCAGCGCGGCGGCTCGAAGCTGGAAGACCGCAAGGCAAGATCGAAAGCCGAGGCCGCCGAGGCTTCGCCGAAGGCCGAACAAGCCGCACCCAAAGGCCCGGCGAAAAAGCTCTCGTTCAAGCAGAAGTTCGCGCTGGATTCCCTGCCCAAGAAGATCGAAGCGGTGACAGCCTCAATCGCCAGGCTGGAGAACAACATCGCCGACCCCGCCTTCTACGAACGCGATCCCGTCTCGTTCCAGAAGACCATCGCCGCGCTCGACAAGGAGCGCACGACGCTCGCCGCGCTCGAGGAGGAGTGGCTGGAGCTGGAGATACTGCGTGAGGAGATGGAGGGATAG
- the thiQ gene encoding thiamine ABC transporter ATP-binding protein — MTSTDNGIAAGKALTVTLEDVSFSYGESSFRFNAEFAAGRITAIMGPSGSGKSTLLNLIAGFETPNSGKVLIGGIDIGATPPSARPVSMVFQENNLFAHLTVEANVGLGRSPSLKLGDGDRAAVAEALARVGLAGKEKRLPRELSGGERQRVALARVLLRDRPVLLLDEPFASLGPALREDMLDLLAGIHAERKMTVLFVTHQPEDARRIGQNVAFLDEGRIAATGPADDFFDRSGPDAFRRYIGDRGGTVAGSQHIARKRT; from the coding sequence ATGACATCGACGGATAACGGCATCGCGGCAGGGAAGGCGCTGACCGTCACACTCGAAGACGTGTCGTTCAGCTATGGCGAATCGTCCTTCCGCTTCAATGCCGAGTTCGCGGCGGGCAGGATCACCGCCATCATGGGGCCGAGCGGCTCCGGCAAGTCGACGCTGCTCAATCTGATAGCCGGCTTCGAAACACCTAATAGCGGCAAGGTGCTGATCGGCGGCATCGATATCGGCGCCACGCCGCCCTCGGCGCGACCGGTGTCGATGGTGTTCCAGGAAAACAATCTGTTCGCGCATCTTACGGTCGAGGCCAATGTCGGGCTCGGCCGCTCGCCGTCGCTGAAGCTCGGCGATGGCGATCGCGCCGCCGTCGCCGAGGCGCTGGCGCGCGTCGGCCTGGCCGGCAAGGAAAAGCGGCTGCCGCGCGAGCTTTCCGGCGGCGAAAGGCAGCGCGTCGCGCTGGCGCGGGTGCTGCTGCGTGACCGGCCCGTCTTGCTGCTCGACGAACCTTTCGCGTCGCTCGGCCCGGCGCTGCGCGAGGACATGCTCGACCTTCTCGCCGGCATCCATGCCGAGCGCAAAATGACGGTGCTGTTCGTCACCCATCAGCCGGAAGATGCGCGCCGCATCGGCCAGAACGTGGCCTTTCTGGATGAGGGCAGGATCGCGGCGACCGGGCCGGCTGATGATTTCTTCGATCGGTCTGGACCGGATGCGTTCCGGCGCTATATCGGCGATCGAGGCGGCACCGTTGCCGGATCACAACATATTGCCCGGAAGCGGACATAA
- a CDS encoding thiamine diphosphokinase, translating into MGTFTILLGGELIRTPRLERQIAGSRVIAADAGIGHARMLGLVPELWVGDFDSVPANLPEDLASVPQKIFPAEKDMTDGELAIAEALQRGATSLVLAGAFGGKRADHASLHLALAVRLAEAGTTVLLTSGAQEGVPILPGKASFDYADSTLFSVLGFSDLSGLTVTGAKWPLDRVEVAFGSSLTISNEVKGRLGIALERGRALLLAHPYPLPES; encoded by the coding sequence ATGGGCACATTCACCATCCTGCTTGGCGGCGAGCTTATCCGCACGCCCCGGCTCGAACGCCAGATCGCTGGTTCGCGCGTCATCGCCGCCGACGCCGGCATCGGCCATGCCCGCATGCTGGGCCTTGTCCCCGAGCTCTGGGTCGGCGATTTCGACTCGGTGCCGGCCAACCTGCCCGAAGATCTGGCTTCCGTCCCACAAAAAATCTTCCCGGCCGAGAAGGACATGACCGATGGCGAGCTTGCAATAGCGGAAGCGCTCCAGCGCGGCGCCACCAGCCTCGTGCTTGCCGGCGCCTTCGGCGGCAAGCGCGCCGACCATGCCTCCCTGCATCTGGCGCTCGCCGTGCGGCTGGCAGAAGCGGGCACGACCGTGTTGCTGACGAGCGGCGCACAGGAAGGCGTTCCCATCCTGCCTGGCAAAGCCAGTTTCGACTATGCGGACAGCACCCTGTTTTCGGTGCTCGGCTTCTCCGACCTGTCCGGCCTGACGGTCACCGGCGCCAAATGGCCGCTCGACCGCGTCGAGGTGGCGTTCGGCTCCTCGCTCACTATATCAAACGAGGTCAAAGGGCGGCTTGGCATCGCGCTGGAGCGCGGCCGGGCGCTGCTTCTGGCCCACCCCTATCCTCTTCCCGAAAGCTGA
- a CDS encoding M48 family metalloprotease, with amino-acid sequence MRPLARFFALAGVAVLASCQMFTPPDVQESGFQPSDKPITVDNVVANAKLAEMAKAQHPRILATYGGEYSDPKLERMVAKVVGNLTVVSANPTQTYRITILNSPNVNAFALPGGYLYVTRGLLALANDSSELAAVIAHEMGHVTANHGLQRQQLEAEEGLATKVVSDVLGDSPTAKAALIRGKLRLAQFSRNQELQADAIGIKSIGEAGYDPYAAGRFLQSMSAYTDFRSVSGATDASLDFLATHPNTPQRIELAQRLARNFGPPGVGTRDRDAFLAGIDGLLYGDTPEEGYVRGQTFMHPNLGVSFTVPDGFVIDNSAAAVTATGPGDIAIRFDGVAIDKSVSLTDYIRSGWVAGLEDASVRQETINGNEAAMAHANAQGWQFDIAVIRAGGQVYRLLTAAPSASASLDPVARSVSGSFRVLTPAEKAALKPLHIRVVTVQAGQTMGSLAAQMVGVDRKLDLFRVLNAMSPGASVSAGDKVKIVTDK; translated from the coding sequence ATGAGGCCACTGGCACGATTTTTCGCGCTGGCGGGCGTTGCCGTGCTGGCGAGCTGTCAGATGTTCACGCCGCCGGACGTGCAGGAGAGCGGCTTCCAGCCTTCCGACAAGCCGATCACCGTCGACAATGTCGTCGCCAACGCCAAGCTCGCCGAAATGGCGAAAGCGCAGCATCCGCGCATTCTCGCCACCTATGGCGGCGAGTATTCCGACCCGAAGCTCGAACGCATGGTGGCCAAGGTCGTCGGCAATCTGACCGTGGTGTCGGCCAACCCGACCCAGACCTATCGCATCACCATCCTCAACTCGCCCAACGTCAACGCCTTCGCGCTGCCGGGCGGCTATCTCTATGTGACGCGCGGCCTGCTGGCGCTGGCCAATGATTCCTCCGAGCTTGCCGCCGTCATCGCCCATGAGATGGGCCACGTCACGGCGAATCACGGGCTGCAACGGCAGCAGCTCGAGGCCGAGGAAGGCCTGGCGACCAAGGTGGTGTCGGACGTGCTTGGCGACAGCCCGACCGCCAAGGCGGCCCTGATCCGCGGCAAGCTTCGGCTGGCGCAGTTCTCGCGCAACCAGGAACTGCAGGCCGACGCCATCGGCATCAAGTCGATCGGCGAGGCGGGCTACGATCCTTACGCAGCTGGCCGCTTCCTGCAGTCGATGTCGGCCTATACCGATTTCCGCTCGGTCAGCGGCGCCACCGACGCCAGCCTCGACTTCCTGGCGACGCACCCCAACACGCCGCAACGCATCGAACTGGCGCAGCGCCTTGCGCGCAATTTCGGCCCCCCCGGCGTCGGCACGCGCGACCGCGACGCATTCCTCGCGGGCATTGACGGTCTGCTTTACGGCGACACGCCGGAAGAAGGCTATGTGCGCGGCCAAACCTTCATGCACCCCAATCTCGGGGTCTCCTTCACCGTGCCGGACGGTTTCGTCATCGACAATTCGGCGGCCGCCGTCACCGCGACCGGGCCGGGCGACATCGCCATCCGTTTCGACGGCGTGGCGATCGACAAGTCGGTGTCGCTGACCGATTACATCCGCAGCGGCTGGGTGGCGGGGCTCGAAGACGCCAGCGTGCGCCAGGAGACGATCAACGGCAATGAGGCAGCGATGGCGCATGCCAACGCGCAAGGCTGGCAGTTCGACATCGCGGTGATCCGCGCCGGCGGGCAGGTCTACAGGCTGCTGACGGCCGCGCCCTCGGCCAGCGCTTCGCTGGATCCTGTGGCGCGCTCGGTCAGCGGCTCCTTCCGAGTGCTCACCCCAGCCGAGAAGGCGGCGCTTAAGCCGCTGCATATCCGGGTCGTCACCGTCCAGGCCGGCCAGACCATGGGCTCGCTCGCCGCGCAAATGGTCGGCGTCGACCGCAAGCTCGATCTGTTCCGTGTGCTCAACGCCATGTCGCCGGGCGCCAGCGTATCGGCCGGCGACAAGGTCAAGATCGTCACCGACAAGTAG
- the thiB gene encoding thiamine ABC transporter substrate binding subunit, whose protein sequence is MRAILSKLILAAGLLSLLAGVAPAVAEDKLTVYTYESFTADWGPGPAVKKEFEAECGCDLEFVSVADGVALLNRVKLEGAGTKADIVLGLDTNLTADAKASGLFAPHGDVSGINVPGGWSDDTFVPFDYGYFAVVYDTQKLKVPPKSLKDLIEGSGTDKIVIQDPRTSTPGLGLLLWVKSVYGDKAPEAWAKLKTKVLTVTPGWSEAYGLFTKGEAPMVLSYTTSPAYHMVAENTERYQAASFEEGEYLQIEVAGITTTGAKNPLTQKFIAFMTGPKFQDVIPETNWMFPAGKTDKPLNPAFDKLVKPTKTLLFSPEEVAANRKAWADEWLAVMSK, encoded by the coding sequence ATGCGCGCGATATTGTCCAAGCTTATTCTCGCAGCCGGTCTTTTGTCGCTTCTGGCCGGTGTTGCGCCTGCCGTCGCCGAGGACAAGCTCACCGTCTATACCTATGAAAGCTTCACTGCCGATTGGGGGCCCGGACCGGCGGTGAAGAAGGAATTCGAAGCCGAATGTGGCTGCGATCTCGAATTCGTCTCGGTCGCCGATGGCGTCGCGCTGCTCAACCGCGTCAAGCTCGAGGGCGCCGGCACCAAGGCCGACATCGTCCTCGGCCTCGACACCAACCTGACCGCGGACGCCAAGGCGAGCGGGCTGTTCGCGCCGCATGGCGACGTCTCGGGTATCAACGTGCCGGGCGGCTGGAGCGACGACACTTTCGTGCCGTTCGACTATGGCTATTTCGCCGTCGTCTATGACACGCAGAAGCTAAAAGTCCCGCCGAAGAGCCTGAAGGACCTGATCGAGGGTAGCGGCACCGACAAGATCGTCATCCAGGATCCGCGCACCTCGACGCCCGGCCTCGGCCTGCTCTTGTGGGTGAAGTCTGTCTATGGCGACAAGGCGCCGGAGGCCTGGGCCAAGCTCAAGACGAAAGTGCTGACGGTGACGCCGGGTTGGAGCGAGGCCTATGGCCTGTTCACCAAGGGCGAGGCGCCGATGGTGCTCTCCTACACCACCTCGCCGGCCTATCACATGGTGGCCGAGAACACCGAGCGCTATCAGGCGGCGTCCTTCGAGGAAGGCGAATACCTGCAGATCGAGGTTGCCGGCATCACCACGACGGGTGCCAAGAACCCGCTGACGCAAAAGTTCATCGCCTTCATGACCGGGCCGAAATTCCAGGACGTCATCCCGGAAACCAACTGGATGTTCCCGGCCGGCAAGACCGACAAGCCGCTCAACCCGGCCTTCGACAAACTGGTCAAGCCGACCAAGACCCTGCTGTTCAGCCCGGAGGAGGTTGCCGCCAACCGCAAGGCGTGGGCGGATGAGTGGCTGGCGGTGATGAGCAAGTAG
- a CDS encoding adenylosuccinate synthase, with protein sequence MANVVVVGSQWGDEGKGKIVDWLSERADVVVRFQGGHNAGHTLVVDGKVYKLSLLPSGVVRQGKLSIIGNGVVFDPHAFVAEAKKLKDQGVEVTPERLKIAENTALILSLHRELDGFREDAASNSGTKIGTTRRGIGPAYEDKVGRRAVRVMDLADLETLPLKVDRLLTHHNALRRGLGHPEATHEAIMQELTSVAGEILPYMDRVWKVLDDKRRAGERILFEGAQGTLLDIDHGTYPFVTSSNTVAGQAAAGSGVGPGVIGYVLGITKAYTTRVGEGPFPTEQKNEIGEFLGTRGHEFGVVTGRKRRCGWFDAVLVRQAVAVNGIKGIALTKLDVLDGLDEIKVCTGYRLDGETIDYLPASQGAQARVEPIYETLEGWKGTTAGARSWNDLPAQAVKYVRYIEELIGAPVALLSTSPERDDTILVTDPFQD encoded by the coding sequence ATGGCCAATGTGGTGGTCGTCGGCTCGCAGTGGGGCGACGAAGGCAAGGGCAAGATTGTCGACTGGCTGTCGGAACGGGCCGACGTGGTCGTGCGCTTCCAGGGCGGCCACAATGCCGGCCATACGCTGGTCGTCGACGGCAAGGTCTACAAGCTGTCGCTGCTGCCCTCCGGCGTGGTCAGGCAGGGCAAGCTCTCGATCATCGGTAATGGCGTGGTGTTCGATCCGCATGCTTTCGTGGCCGAAGCCAAGAAGCTCAAGGACCAGGGCGTGGAGGTCACGCCGGAGCGCCTGAAAATAGCCGAAAACACCGCGCTTATCCTGTCGCTGCACCGGGAGCTGGATGGATTCCGCGAAGATGCCGCCTCGAATTCCGGGACCAAGATCGGCACGACCCGCCGCGGCATCGGTCCCGCCTATGAGGACAAGGTGGGCCGGCGCGCGGTGCGGGTGATGGATCTGGCGGATTTGGAAACGCTTCCTTTGAAGGTCGACAGGCTGCTGACGCACCACAATGCTCTGCGTCGCGGGCTCGGCCATCCGGAGGCGACGCATGAGGCGATCATGCAGGAGCTGACCTCGGTGGCCGGCGAGATCCTGCCTTACATGGACCGCGTCTGGAAGGTGCTCGACGACAAACGCCGCGCCGGCGAGCGCATCCTGTTCGAGGGAGCGCAGGGCACGCTGCTCGACATCGACCACGGCACCTATCCCTTCGTCACCTCGTCCAACACGGTCGCGGGGCAGGCAGCCGCCGGTTCCGGCGTCGGTCCGGGCGTCATCGGCTATGTGCTCGGCATCACCAAGGCCTACACGACGCGCGTCGGCGAGGGGCCGTTCCCGACCGAGCAGAAGAACGAGATCGGCGAGTTTCTCGGCACGCGCGGCCACGAGTTCGGCGTCGTCACCGGCCGCAAGCGCCGCTGCGGCTGGTTCGACGCCGTGCTGGTGCGCCAGGCCGTTGCCGTCAACGGCATCAAGGGCATTGCGCTCACCAAGCTCGACGTGCTCGACGGGCTGGACGAGATCAAGGTCTGCACCGGGTACAGGCTCGACGGAGAGACGATCGATTACCTGCCGGCCAGCCAGGGCGCGCAAGCGCGGGTCGAGCCCATCTACGAGACGCTCGAAGGCTGGAAGGGAACCACCGCCGGCGCCAGGAGCTGGAACGATTTGCCGGCGCAAGCCGTCAAATATGTCCGCTATATCGAGGAGCTGATCGGTGCCCCGGTGGCGCTGCTTTCCACCAGCCCCGAACGGGACGACACGATACTTGTGACCGATCCGTTTCAAGACTAG
- a CDS encoding CcdB family protein, whose translation MARYDVFASGIEGGYLLDVQSDLLDHFKTRVVVPLLPLTSAPSPMRKLHPVFEINGRKMVMATHLIATVAATELGENRTNLMSRHDDIVAALDMLFQGF comes from the coding sequence ATGGCGCGCTATGACGTCTTCGCCAGCGGCATCGAAGGCGGCTATCTGCTCGACGTTCAGTCCGACCTGCTCGACCACTTCAAGACGCGGGTGGTCGTTCCGCTTCTGCCACTGACCTCGGCGCCTTCGCCAATGCGCAAGCTGCATCCGGTATTTGAGATCAACGGCCGGAAGATGGTGATGGCCACCCACCTAATCGCGACGGTTGCCGCAACCGAACTCGGCGAAAATCGAACCAATCTCATGAGCCGCCACGACGATATCGTGGCGGCGCTCGATATGCTCTTTCAAGGCTTTTAA
- the thiP gene encoding thiamine/thiamine pyrophosphate ABC transporter permease produces the protein MHSARDSRVTASVVALAAIAALIGGAFAGLILEGAHDLSGAAAAFDGYLLRVARFTLWQALLSTLLSVAPALLVARALSRHPAFPGRRLILQLFTVPLALPAIVAALGILALYGRAGYFAGVFARFGGGEWPGIYGLSGILVAHVFFNLPLATRLFLEALGTIPADQWRLASQLGMGARPAFRLIEWPVLRAALPGVAGLVFMLCITSFTIVLTLGGGPAATTLEVAIYQALRFDFDPARAVVLTLLQIALTFVVVAALTRLGANTVGDANLPVAPRRYLSAGRIESLLNAGLIALALLFVAGPMAATVVSGLQADLGRLAGEEAVRRATLTSAGLALIAALLSVSLSLVLIAARRALALRRRAGSAMSLLEHAADTGAGFVLVVPPIVLGAGWFLALRNITDVFAVAPVMVVAVNAVMAMPFAIRAIRPAYDAASERHERLCLALGISGWTRLSLIDWPSLRRPLATGFAFAMALSLGDLGVIALFGSDSVQTLPYLLLARMGSYRTADAAGLALLLGLVCLMLVVVADGLGREARA, from the coding sequence GTGCACTCCGCGCGTGACTCCCGCGTCACCGCCAGTGTCGTCGCGCTCGCGGCCATCGCCGCGCTCATCGGCGGCGCCTTCGCTGGCCTCATCCTCGAAGGCGCGCACGACCTCTCCGGCGCTGCCGCCGCCTTCGACGGCTACCTCCTGCGCGTGGCCCGCTTCACGCTGTGGCAAGCATTGCTCTCGACGCTGCTGTCGGTCGCGCCGGCGCTGCTGGTGGCACGCGCGCTTTCAAGGCATCCGGCCTTTCCCGGGCGTCGCCTGATCCTGCAGCTCTTCACCGTGCCGCTGGCGTTGCCGGCGATCGTCGCGGCGCTCGGCATATTGGCGCTTTACGGCCGCGCCGGGTACTTTGCCGGCGTCTTCGCCCGGTTCGGCGGCGGAGAGTGGCCCGGCATCTACGGCCTCTCCGGCATCCTGGTCGCGCATGTCTTCTTCAACCTGCCTCTGGCGACGCGCTTGTTCCTGGAGGCGCTGGGCACCATTCCCGCCGACCAGTGGCGGCTGGCGAGCCAGCTCGGCATGGGCGCCCGGCCGGCCTTCCGGCTGATCGAATGGCCGGTGCTGCGCGCGGCCTTGCCGGGCGTCGCCGGGCTGGTCTTCATGCTCTGCATCACGTCCTTCACCATCGTGCTGACGCTGGGCGGCGGGCCGGCCGCGACGACGCTCGAGGTCGCCATCTACCAGGCGCTGCGCTTCGACTTCGATCCGGCCCGTGCGGTGGTGCTGACGCTGCTACAGATCGCGCTCACCTTCGTCGTGGTCGCAGCGCTCACGCGGCTTGGCGCCAACACGGTCGGCGACGCCAATCTGCCGGTCGCGCCCCGCCGCTACCTTTCGGCGGGCCGGATCGAAAGCCTACTGAATGCCGGCCTCATCGCGCTCGCCCTGCTGTTCGTCGCCGGACCGATGGCGGCGACGGTGGTTTCGGGCCTTCAGGCCGATCTCGGCCGATTGGCGGGCGAGGAAGCGGTGCGCCGCGCGACGCTTACTAGCGCCGGGCTCGCCTTGATCGCGGCGCTGCTCAGCGTGTCGCTGTCGCTGGTATTGATCGCGGCGCGGCGCGCATTGGCTTTGCGTCGCCGTGCCGGCAGCGCCATGTCGCTGCTCGAGCATGCCGCCGACACCGGCGCCGGCTTCGTGCTCGTCGTGCCGCCGATAGTTCTTGGCGCCGGCTGGTTCCTGGCGCTGCGCAACATCACCGATGTCTTTGCCGTCGCGCCGGTGATGGTCGTCGCCGTCAACGCGGTGATGGCGATGCCCTTCGCCATCCGTGCCATTCGCCCAGCCTATGACGCGGCGAGCGAACGCCATGAGCGGCTTTGCCTGGCGCTTGGCATATCCGGCTGGACCCGGCTCAGCCTGATCGACTGGCCGTCGCTCAGGCGGCCCTTGGCCACCGGCTTCGCTTTCGCCATGGCGCTGTCGCTCGGCGATCTCGGCGTGATCGCGCTGTTCGGCAGCGATTCCGTGCAGACCTTGCCCTATCTTCTGCTTGCGCGCATGGGCAGCTACCGGACCGCCGACGCGGCGGGGCTCGCCTTGCTGCTCGGCCTGGTTTGCCTGATGCTGGTCGTCGTCGCCGATGGGCTGGGGCGGGAAGCAAGGGCATGA
- a CDS encoding DMT family transporter — translation MHRAAYLFLLSTMLLWGGNSVAGKLAVGHVSPMMLVFLRWVMAVLILLPVGWRTLREDWPEVRSHWKLLAGLGACGFTIFNVIFYTALNYTTAINVSIEQAAIPIVIILANFMFFRLRVRPLQIVGVVLTIVGVALTASHGDLGQLLKLDLNFGDAIMLVAVLCYSLYSVGLRLRPAIRWQSFMLALSIAALLISLPFVIWEVAAGRAVMPDASGWALTLYTALGASVVSQVLYIKGNELIGANRAGLFINLVPIFGTLLSVLIVGEQFQPYQAFALALVLGGIALAEYSGSRAALQAG, via the coding sequence ATGCACCGAGCCGCCTATCTGTTCCTGCTGTCGACCATGCTGTTGTGGGGCGGCAATTCGGTCGCGGGCAAGCTTGCCGTCGGCCATGTCTCGCCGATGATGCTGGTGTTCCTGCGCTGGGTGATGGCGGTGCTGATCCTGCTGCCTGTCGGCTGGCGGACACTGCGTGAGGACTGGCCCGAAGTGCGCAGCCACTGGAAACTGCTTGCCGGCCTCGGCGCGTGCGGCTTCACCATCTTCAATGTCATCTTCTACACCGCGCTCAACTACACGACCGCCATCAACGTCTCGATCGAGCAGGCGGCCATCCCGATCGTCATCATCCTTGCCAATTTCATGTTCTTCCGGCTGCGCGTGCGGCCTCTGCAGATCGTCGGCGTCGTGCTCACCATCGTCGGCGTCGCGCTGACCGCAAGCCATGGCGACCTCGGTCAGCTCTTGAAGCTCGACCTCAACTTCGGCGACGCCATCATGCTTGTGGCGGTGCTTTGCTACAGCCTCTATTCGGTGGGGCTGCGCCTCAGGCCCGCAATCCGCTGGCAGAGTTTCATGCTGGCGCTGTCGATCGCCGCGCTGCTGATTTCCCTGCCCTTCGTCATCTGGGAGGTCGCGGCCGGCCGCGCCGTCATGCCGGACGCAAGCGGATGGGCGCTCACCCTCTATACGGCCCTCGGCGCCTCGGTCGTCTCGCAGGTTCTCTACATCAAGGGCAACGAGCTGATCGGCGCCAACCGCGCCGGGCTGTTCATCAACCTGGTACCGATCTTCGGCACGCTGCTTTCGGTGCTGATCGTCGGCGAGCAGTTTCAGCCCTATCAGGCCTTCGCGCTGGCTCTTGTCCTCGGCGGCATTGCCCTTGCCGAATACAGCGGCAGCAGAGCGGCACTGCAGGCGGGATGA
- a CDS encoding type II toxin-antitoxin system CcdA family antitoxin yields the protein MRKIATNANRQPANLSIDSQLMAEAKGLNVNVSRAAEAGISEAVAAEKTRLWKLENRATIDAWNDYVDKHGIPLAEHRQF from the coding sequence ATGCGCAAGATTGCAACGAACGCAAATCGCCAGCCAGCTAATCTGTCGATCGATTCGCAGCTCATGGCGGAAGCCAAGGGGCTCAACGTGAATGTATCACGGGCTGCGGAGGCCGGTATATCGGAAGCGGTTGCTGCGGAAAAAACGCGGCTATGGAAGCTTGAGAACCGTGCGACGATAGACGCTTGGAACGACTATGTCGACAAGCACGGCATCCCACTCGCCGAACATCGGCAATTCTGA